The genomic DNA GGGAGTGAGACAAGAGTCCGGATTTTCGAAAATCGGCTGCAAATCTTGTAATGTCTTCGAAGCGAAATATTCGGTTAATATTTGTTTCCAATCTCTAAAATGCGCCTCGTCCGCCGGAATCTTTTCCAAATGAGTGTCCAAGCCCGATTGGCGGAGAAACGTCTTAAAAAACATATCTTCCAATGCACCGAGAGCAACCCATCTTCCTTCCTTAGTTTTATACGTATTATAGTTCGGGAGCTTTCCCGAGAGAAGTTCGTTTCCTCCTTCAGGATCCTGTCCGGTTGCCGAATAAATTCCGCCATAAAGCGAAATAAATTGCAAGGAAGCTTCCATCATAGAGACCGCGATTTTTTGACCTCTCCCCGTTTTCTCTCGGTAATACAGAGCGGCGAGAATCGAAGAGAGCGCGGTAAGAGTTCCACCTCCGATATCGGCCAATTGAAAACCGGGAGCCTGAGGATTTTTTCCGGTCTGAGATAATACTCCCGATAGAGAAAGATAATTGAGATCATGACCGGCAAAATCCCGGTATTTTCCCGAATCGCCATAACCGTAAATCCCGCAGTAAATCAACCGAGGAAATCGATCCTTTAAATCCTCGTAACCGAGCCCCATCTTTGCCAGCCCGTCCGGTCTAAATCCTTCCAACAGAATATCAGCATCTTCCAGTAATTTGAACAAAATCTCCTTCGATTTCTCCCGCTTCAAATTGAGAGTGATCGCTTTCTTATTTCGATTCAACATCAAGTATAAGGACGGCGCCCCGTTCGATTTCTTGAACATCACTCTGGTAGCATCCATCGCGCGCGGGTTTTCTATTTTAATGACTTCGGCCCCCATATCCCCCAAATACATGGAGCAGAGAGGGCCTGGGAGAAGCAGACTGAGATCAACGACCTTAACGCCTGAAAGTGGACCTTTGTTCATTTTTACGGTCTCCATGATTTAACTCAGGCATTGTTTAGAATAAACTTCGCCCGTGAAAAGTCATTTTCAGGATCGAAATTTATTCCTAATTCTGTTCGGAAGCCAATAATTCCGCACTAGTCGTATTCCATCTCCATTTAATATAATCTTCTATCGTACCGAATCGATATCCTTCCGATTTTAATTTTCGAATTACTGAGGTTAAAATTTCCTTAGTTGTAGG from Leptospira fainei serovar Hurstbridge str. BUT 6 includes the following:
- a CDS encoding CaiB/BaiF CoA transferase family protein — protein: MNKGPLSGVKVVDLSLLLPGPLCSMYLGDMGAEVIKIENPRAMDATRVMFKKSNGAPSLYLMLNRNKKAITLNLKREKSKEILFKLLEDADILLEGFRPDGLAKMGLGYEDLKDRFPRLIYCGIYGYGDSGKYRDFAGHDLNYLSLSGVLSQTGKNPQAPGFQLADIGGGTLTALSSILAALYYREKTGRGQKIAVSMMEASLQFISLYGGIYSATGQDPEGGNELLSGKLPNYNTYKTKEGRWVALGALEDMFFKTFLRQSGLDTHLEKIPADEAHFRDWKQILTEYFASKTLQDLQPIFENPDSCLTPVKTMDEVAKDPVLIEKGMILERKHPEYGDYVQFGSPFPFSESKVTYRSDPPEHGQHNTEILKTLGYSDADIEELKKDKVI